One Paraglaciecola mesophila genomic region harbors:
- a CDS encoding putative bifunctional diguanylate cyclase/phosphodiesterase, giving the protein MGLLIGFLLIASVLLTFIWIDKNNQDYLSQHQALHDRDLSQMHLIREMLSSRIELWFESFIHLHEDITDNPQATAEFIREEFDYLQLNWQVNNLWLFNHQQGVIFANHQHVPDYVKASVQQTLVSQSSVTNILCKQSCFHLISMPILSASGELLVLTATTSLLEMMAALNRSTLAELALVASDKTSTATALRDSQIQPPISYIKRQELSALLKLIPETVTLDTVLDKGYRLVMGQQAYLINLLPVDDTQADSAYLLTVHDISDEWARHESYQNGVIIISAITVILCILTFFVMAERLRRRLLIVAKRLPLLAQKKYDEFNTLQFTRSRLFLDEIDDVQHSTNLLGEQLESMDGKIEQNTRELENIAMYDRLTGLPNRNMLNFVLRKKIAALSRTPGPLVVILLDFDNFRKINDSYGHGIGDEFLIAAAERLRSNLRESDVVSRFGGDEFVIVLQEIDEVSNGITLAEKLVAKFRESVEIGAQRFYTSVSLGITSCDGQNVTVDDLVRQADIAMYASKDAGGDRYTLFNEGMSTQVMRHIEIEHDVRDALLQEQFKFALQAQIDINTGKLVGFEALIRWLHPKSGYIMPDEFIPIMENSESMITLGYWGIKRAFSILAHLESLGMSGYRIAVNLSASQFLDPNLINFMREQLALSEQGADQIELELTERTVVADIEQTKGIMHQLKALGFSFSIDDFGTGYSSLAYLSQLPVDIIKIDRSFIAGMENSSADKQIVKSTVAMVRKLGMKVVAEGVETEQQLSTLSTMRCDIAQGYYISKPVLEEELYPALPSKLDDGVWKRFELSF; this is encoded by the coding sequence ATGGGTCTGCTGATCGGTTTTTTATTGATTGCCAGTGTCCTTTTGACATTCATCTGGATTGACAAAAATAACCAAGATTATTTAAGTCAGCACCAAGCGCTGCATGATAGAGATTTAAGTCAAATGCATCTTATTCGAGAGATGCTTAGTAGTCGGATTGAGCTGTGGTTTGAATCGTTTATTCATTTGCATGAAGATATCACAGATAACCCGCAGGCAACCGCTGAGTTTATTCGCGAGGAATTTGACTATTTACAGCTAAATTGGCAAGTGAATAATCTCTGGTTATTTAACCATCAGCAAGGCGTAATATTCGCAAACCATCAGCATGTGCCTGATTATGTGAAGGCCAGTGTTCAGCAAACCCTAGTTAGTCAATCCTCTGTCACCAATATTTTGTGTAAACAATCATGCTTTCATTTGATTAGTATGCCTATTCTATCTGCCAGTGGCGAGCTTCTGGTGTTGACCGCCACTACATCTTTACTGGAAATGATGGCTGCTCTGAATCGTTCTACATTGGCTGAATTAGCGTTAGTGGCGAGTGATAAAACCTCCACCGCTACTGCGCTTCGTGACTCTCAAATACAGCCACCGATTTCCTACATTAAGCGACAAGAACTTAGCGCATTACTCAAGTTAATCCCTGAAACAGTCACACTTGATACGGTGTTGGACAAAGGGTATCGCTTAGTCATGGGTCAACAAGCGTACTTAATCAATTTATTGCCTGTTGATGACACTCAAGCTGACAGTGCTTATCTATTGACTGTGCACGATATCAGTGATGAGTGGGCCAGACACGAAAGTTATCAAAACGGAGTGATTATAATCTCTGCCATCACAGTTATATTGTGCATTTTAACCTTTTTTGTCATGGCGGAGCGCTTGCGTAGGCGCTTGCTCATCGTTGCGAAACGTTTACCGTTATTAGCACAAAAAAAATATGACGAGTTTAATACCTTACAGTTTACACGTAGTCGACTGTTTTTAGATGAGATAGATGACGTACAACATTCGACTAATTTGTTGGGTGAACAGTTAGAATCCATGGATGGAAAAATAGAACAGAACACGCGTGAATTGGAAAACATCGCCATGTATGACCGACTCACGGGACTGCCCAATCGCAACATGCTTAACTTTGTGTTGCGAAAAAAAATTGCGGCTTTATCGCGCACACCAGGGCCACTTGTGGTTATTTTATTAGACTTTGATAACTTCCGTAAAATCAATGATAGCTACGGTCATGGAATTGGAGACGAATTTTTAATCGCGGCCGCCGAGCGATTACGCAGTAATTTGCGAGAGTCAGACGTGGTCAGCCGTTTTGGTGGAGATGAGTTTGTCATCGTGTTGCAGGAAATCGATGAGGTCAGTAATGGCATTACCTTAGCGGAAAAGTTAGTTGCTAAGTTTCGCGAGTCAGTGGAAATAGGTGCTCAGCGCTTTTACACATCAGTAAGTTTAGGGATCACTTCATGCGATGGGCAAAATGTCACGGTAGATGACTTAGTGCGCCAAGCTGATATTGCGATGTATGCGTCGAAAGATGCTGGTGGTGACCGTTACACCTTGTTCAATGAGGGAATGAGCACCCAAGTAATGCGACATATTGAGATCGAGCATGATGTTCGAGATGCGCTGTTGCAAGAGCAGTTTAAATTCGCATTACAAGCACAAATTGATATTAATACAGGCAAACTGGTTGGATTCGAGGCGCTAATTCGCTGGCTTCACCCGAAAAGTGGTTACATTATGCCAGACGAATTTATCCCTATTATGGAAAATTCAGAGAGCATGATTACCCTAGGTTATTGGGGGATCAAGCGTGCGTTTAGTATTTTGGCTCACCTAGAGAGCCTGGGGATGAGCGGCTATCGCATTGCGGTAAATTTGTCTGCTAGCCAGTTTTTAGATCCAAATCTCATCAACTTTATGCGTGAGCAATTAGCGCTAAGTGAACAGGGAGCTGACCAAATTGAGCTAGAGTTGACGGAACGTACTGTTGTTGCCGACATCGAACAAACCAAGGGCATCATGCATCAACTAAAAGCCCTTGGCTTTAGCTTTTCCATTGATGATTTTGGTACTGGCTATTCGTCACTCGCGTATTTATCCCAATTGCCCGTGGATATCATTAAAATCGATCGAAGCTTTATCGCTGGCATGGAAAACAGTAGTGCAGATAAACAAATTGTAAAATCCACTGTTGCCATGGTTCGAAAGCTAGGAATGAAGGTTGTTGCAGAAGGTGTTGAAACCGAGCAACAGCTAAGCACCTTAAGTACCATGCGTTGCGATATAGCTCAAGGCTACTATATTTCCAAGCCAGTACTTGAAGAAGAACTTTACCCTGCATTACCCAGCAAACTTGATGACGGAGTGTGGAAGCGTTTCGAATTGTCATTTTAA